The following proteins come from a genomic window of Nostoc sp. TCL26-01:
- a CDS encoding DMT family transporter: MQLKLSAFKSPIALLILIAPFFLWGTAMVAMKGVIPHTTPFFMAGMRLLPAGVLIILAAVVSGRPQPSSWQAWLWIALFGIVDGTLFQGFLAEGLVKTSAGLGSVMIDSQPLAVALLSLWLFQERIGLWGWLGLGLGVTGISLIGLPDEWIFRLLGTGAEVSIGNWQNLFASGEWLMLLAALSMAVGTVLIRFVTRYTDPVTATGWHMIIGGLPLWGISSVMESQQWQHLVGSEWLALGYATVFGSAIAYGLFFYFASSGSLTSFSSLTFLTPIFALLFGHLLLSEVLSTIQWVGVFLTLISIYLINQRDNLAGQNKKLSVSETSTTQQPQLAEASVKKLNSVTVQVRESKPETLH, from the coding sequence ATGCAACTGAAACTCAGTGCATTCAAATCTCCCATAGCTTTGTTAATACTCATTGCCCCATTTTTCTTGTGGGGAACAGCAATGGTAGCGATGAAAGGAGTCATACCCCATACCACACCGTTTTTTATGGCGGGGATGCGTTTGCTACCGGCTGGGGTGTTAATTATACTAGCCGCAGTTGTATCGGGTAGACCACAACCAAGTAGTTGGCAAGCGTGGTTATGGATAGCTTTATTTGGAATAGTTGACGGCACTTTGTTTCAGGGTTTTTTGGCTGAGGGATTAGTCAAAACTAGTGCGGGTTTGGGTTCAGTGATGATTGACTCGCAACCTTTGGCAGTGGCTTTGCTGTCGTTGTGGTTATTTCAAGAAAGAATTGGTTTGTGGGGCTGGCTGGGATTAGGGTTGGGAGTCACTGGGATTAGTTTAATTGGCTTACCGGATGAGTGGATTTTCCGGCTGTTGGGTACAGGTGCAGAGGTGTCAATTGGCAACTGGCAGAACTTATTTGCTAGTGGTGAGTGGTTAATGTTGCTAGCTGCTTTGTCGATGGCTGTGGGAACGGTGTTGATTAGGTTTGTGACCAGATATACTGACCCTGTGACGGCTACAGGATGGCACATGATCATTGGTGGGTTGCCATTATGGGGAATTTCGTCAGTCATGGAATCACAACAATGGCAGCATCTAGTCGGTTCCGAGTGGCTGGCGCTGGGTTATGCTACTGTATTTGGTAGTGCGATCGCCTACGGTTTATTTTTCTACTTTGCCTCTAGCGGTAGTCTCACCAGTTTTAGTTCTCTCACTTTTCTCACACCTATATTTGCCCTGCTATTCGGTCATCTTTTACTCTCAGAAGTTCTCAGTACAATACAATGGGTAGGAGTATTTCTGACTTTAATCAGTATCTACCTGATCAATCAGCGTGATAATTTAGCTGGGCAGAACAAAAAACTGTCTGTTAGCGAAACTTCCACAACACAGCAACCCCAACTGGCAGAAGCATCGGTAAAAAAACTCAATTCTGTGACTGTACAGGTAAGAGAATCGAAACCAGAAACCTTACATTGA
- a CDS encoding transcriptional regulator codes for MTRTFNPESYGRLLAEYQPKTITTEKENEQAIKLALSLEHRSHLTPEEEMLLELLITLIEKFEETHYSIPQGTPNSMLRHLMDARDMTTQELAEVLGSVEVAL; via the coding sequence ATGACCCGTACTTTTAACCCTGAATCTTATGGTAGATTGCTAGCTGAGTATCAGCCAAAAACAATTACCACGGAAAAAGAAAATGAACAAGCCATCAAACTTGCTTTATCTTTAGAACATCGTTCTCATCTTACACCAGAAGAAGAGATGTTGTTGGAACTGCTGATAACGTTAATCGAGAAGTTTGAGGAAACACATTACTCAATTCCCCAAGGTACACCAAATTCGATGTTAAGACATCTGATGGACGCGCGCGATATGACAACTCAAGAACTAGCTGAGGTGCTTGGTTCAGTGGAAGTTGCCTTGTAA
- a CDS encoding bifunctional 2-polyprenyl-6-hydroxyphenol methylase/3-demethylubiquinol 3-O-methyltransferase UbiG: MSNKASGNLYEQLKEIYYSLIRYDHDQPIIGKLLDKYAKSEKSQYQVLDVGCGYGKKTIALANAGYDVLGVDVNPQLVEICQKQGLNCITLEELSQRTEKFDAILMSHIIEHFNPSDLKEFMDSYLDRLKSGGYLIIATPLLTDYFYEDFDHIQPYLPVGILMVFGKSTTQVQYYSRNKLSLQDLQFRKRPYRFVFVRGKCIRNWTTKFYQVLEFINVLLYFVSFGWLGKKDGWVGIFQKY, encoded by the coding sequence ATGAGTAACAAGGCTTCTGGAAATTTGTATGAACAACTTAAGGAAATTTATTATTCACTAATCAGATACGACCATGATCAGCCAATTATCGGCAAATTATTGGATAAATATGCTAAATCAGAAAAGTCACAATACCAAGTGTTAGATGTGGGTTGTGGATATGGTAAAAAAACTATAGCTTTGGCTAATGCTGGCTACGATGTTTTAGGTGTAGATGTGAATCCCCAACTTGTAGAGATTTGTCAAAAGCAAGGTTTAAATTGTATCACCTTAGAGGAATTATCTCAAAGAACAGAGAAATTCGATGCTATTTTAATGTCGCATATTATTGAACATTTCAATCCATCTGATTTGAAAGAGTTTATGGACTCTTATCTAGATAGACTCAAGTCTGGTGGATATTTAATTATTGCTACACCTTTGTTAACTGATTATTTTTACGAAGATTTTGACCACATCCAACCATACCTACCAGTGGGCATTTTAATGGTGTTTGGGAAAAGTACTACTCAGGTTCAATACTATTCTCGGAATAAACTTAGTCTCCAAGACTTACAGTTTCGTAAAAGACCTTACAGGTTTGTTTTCGTGCGAGGAAAGTGCATCAGAAACTGGACGACAAAGTTTTATCAAGTTTTAGAATTTATTAACGTATTGCTGTACTTTGTTTCATTTGGCTGGCTAGGGAAAAAAGACGGTTGGGTGGGAATTTTTCAGAAATATTAA
- the htpG gene encoding molecular chaperone HtpG — protein sequence MLEQGTISIHTENIFPIIKKSLYSDHQIFLRELVSNAVDAIQKLKMVSRAGEYAGNVDEPEIQIAIAKDQKTLSITDNGIGMTAEEVKKYITQVAFSSAEEFIQKYQGKADQPIIGHFGLGFYSSFMVAQKVEIDTLSYKEGAQAVHWTCDGSPEFTLEDSSRTTVGTTITLTLLPEEEEYLEPSRVKNLVKTYCDFMPVPIKLEGEVINQQKAAWRESANNLTPEDYLEFYRYLYPFQEEPLLWVHLNTDYPFIINGILYFPKMRPDVDVTKGQIKLFCNQVFVSDNCEEIIPQFLTPMRGVIDSTDIPLNVSRSALQGDRTVRKIGDYIAKKVGDRLKELYRDNREQYISAWKDLGTFVKFGVLNDEKFKKQVEDIIVFRSTAKLEEQAAATPAVEVQSQEGDVWQDVKPAATSGTPYTTLKEYLERNKERHENRVLYSTDEASQATYIELHKNQGLEVLFMDSFIDTHFINFLEREYNDVKFTRVDSDLDNTLLEQDKAGEIVDPTTNKTKSEIIKELFEKSLNKPKVNIRTEALKSDDPQGTPPAIVLLPEILRRLREMNAMMQQQNAEFPEDHILLVNTAHPLIQNLVNLNQGTIIQSDTQSPTNPLVNLICQHVYDLALMSQKGFDADGMKSFVERSNEVLTKLTQQANS from the coding sequence ATGCTGGAACAAGGCACTATCAGTATTCATACCGAAAATATATTCCCGATTATCAAGAAGTCGCTATATTCCGACCATCAAATTTTCTTGCGGGAACTTGTATCTAACGCTGTAGATGCCATCCAAAAGCTGAAAATGGTATCTCGCGCTGGGGAATACGCCGGAAATGTGGATGAACCGGAAATTCAGATTGCGATCGCCAAAGATCAAAAAACTCTCTCCATCACCGATAATGGGATCGGTATGACAGCAGAGGAAGTGAAGAAATATATCACCCAAGTCGCTTTCTCCAGTGCTGAAGAATTTATTCAAAAGTACCAAGGCAAAGCAGACCAACCTATTATCGGTCACTTTGGTCTGGGTTTTTATTCCTCCTTCATGGTGGCGCAAAAGGTAGAAATTGATACCCTATCTTACAAAGAAGGCGCACAAGCAGTTCATTGGACTTGTGATGGTTCACCAGAGTTCACCTTAGAAGATTCATCCCGCACAACTGTTGGTACGACAATTACCTTAACTCTCCTACCAGAAGAAGAAGAATACTTAGAACCATCACGAGTTAAGAATCTTGTCAAGACTTACTGCGACTTCATGCCAGTACCCATCAAACTGGAAGGTGAAGTCATAAACCAACAAAAAGCAGCTTGGCGGGAATCTGCTAATAATCTCACTCCAGAAGATTATCTAGAGTTTTACCGCTATTTATATCCTTTCCAGGAAGAACCCCTGCTGTGGGTGCATTTAAATACAGACTATCCCTTCATTATCAATGGGATTTTGTACTTCCCCAAAATGCGCCCTGATGTTGATGTCACCAAAGGACAAATCAAATTATTCTGTAATCAAGTTTTTGTCAGTGATAACTGTGAAGAAATCATTCCCCAGTTTCTCACACCAATGCGGGGTGTGATTGATAGCACAGATATTCCCCTGAACGTATCTCGCAGTGCCTTACAAGGCGATCGCACAGTCCGCAAAATCGGCGATTATATTGCTAAGAAGGTAGGCGATAGACTTAAAGAACTGTACCGCGACAACCGAGAACAATATATCAGCGCTTGGAAAGACTTAGGGACTTTTGTCAAGTTCGGTGTTCTCAACGACGAGAAATTTAAAAAACAGGTCGAAGACATCATCGTTTTTCGCAGCACAGCCAAACTTGAGGAACAAGCGGCGGCAACTCCCGCAGTTGAAGTACAATCCCAAGAGGGAGATGTTTGGCAAGATGTCAAACCTGCTGCCACATCTGGCACACCTTACACTACCTTAAAAGAATACCTAGAACGCAACAAAGAACGCCACGAAAACCGGGTATTGTACAGCACCGATGAAGCCAGCCAAGCCACTTATATCGAACTGCACAAAAACCAAGGCTTAGAAGTCCTGTTTATGGACTCCTTCATCGACACTCACTTCATTAACTTCCTGGAACGGGAATACAACGATGTCAAATTTACACGGGTAGACTCAGACTTAGATAATACCCTACTAGAACAAGACAAAGCTGGAGAAATCGTTGACCCCACAACCAACAAAACCAAGAGTGAGATTATCAAAGAATTATTTGAAAAATCCCTCAACAAACCCAAAGTCAACATCCGCACAGAAGCATTAAAGTCTGATGATCCCCAAGGTACACCACCGGCGATCGTTCTCCTACCAGAAATTCTCCGCCGTCTGCGAGAAATGAACGCCATGATGCAACAGCAAAATGCCGAATTTCCCGAAGACCACATTTTACTAGTGAATACAGCCCATCCCCTCATTCAAAATCTCGTCAACCTCAATCAAGGTACAATCATTCAAAGTGACACCCAATCACCCACAAATCCCCTAGTTAACTTAATTTGCCAACACGTTTACGATTTAGCACTCATGTCCCAGAAAGGCTTTGACGCAGACGGCATGAAATCTTTCGTCGAACGTTCCAATGAAGTACTCACCAAACTGACACAACAAGCAAATAGCTAG
- the rpmB gene encoding 50S ribosomal protein L28 produces MSRRCDLTGKKANNAFAVSHSHRRTKRLQQVNLQSKRVWWPSGNRWVKLKLSTKAIKSLETKGLEAMAKEAGINLNHY; encoded by the coding sequence ATGTCTCGTCGCTGTGACCTAACTGGTAAAAAGGCCAACAACGCCTTTGCAGTTTCCCACTCCCACCGCCGTACCAAACGCTTGCAACAAGTTAACCTCCAAAGCAAGCGCGTTTGGTGGCCTAGTGGTAATCGTTGGGTAAAACTGAAGCTATCCACCAAAGCTATCAAAAGCCTAGAAACCAAAGGCTTAGAAGCAATGGCAAAAGAAGCTGGGATTAACCTCAATCATTACTAA
- the hpsA gene encoding hormogonium polysaccharide biosynthesis protein HpsA, with amino-acid sequence MPIKRQLIKTIKKSSRKFRKQYLLPIKKQIIWLLRTFFVNRSKRSTVNAGFVLPTVAMVALVVVLLTTAILFRSFERAKNASNVRVNEVVLNAATPAIDRARAKMDALFEDPTLPRGTPSDSSLYEALKRDRYKLGDEIRLKMGFDIDNSGTISQPTSSTTLENDETLKTAWKYAVDTDNNGLKDTITLYGIFFRSPTRDATTGNFNRKRNSLEARTPPMDNATTNQACSNATGFASLVGNSSWYRLNSGNLGKSFFVYVVNVPLTNIGSLSTTEYETYKGNQSVVALELQQDRSRIPLPNNAVWFENDLEIMIGSTNLALNGRIHTNSNLLVAEVGGNITVRQVSSKTSCFYNQDNGQIIVGGNVKNGSFTLASGGGVTVDLFRGFGNNITTADIDGTNRSTGASNSAGNVEYNDAAFNQRIAAMKTDAIALCTSCNSATTTSAFKTAITGSTYPDDIKNNANNKILSTDDLETAKNILYDEMEIYLRNRTRRVPFAEVSDVTGVGATTGYTSSNLGDTTIGDTLAPPASWREPINSSNQLTGATTIAMTPAQLRATHPNLQRREGVQTELGDRILVGNNLPAKWVLNNKYVGSEANQPIFSSGTTAQAWTRNGTEPQTQRWRNTQIQALADLGLSDRNGFWEENAAKNPINDLDSVGGVRIVTGAGLYVDGPGSTVNATTTASTGPYYPRTLNSFLPVPTAAPGVTPGTDDVLVWPDTMPMSSPGSNLPGDLLMRATAVYHYKVDSGNDQEPIACVSSYYDPSDENSNKNKTGLTVPPVPPATTPTTVNLPWNSATGGKSNNGIVYSYPTGGRGTFYNTNKARLERQANLKFPNGRWANDSLRQALVNLKATNAGSLPTTVPSTGLQLSDYSAIDTALCAISILSAENSFVATPTNQPKHGAISESAFLDAREVKQLSTPITSTTYNVDIEQRQPLEVRVTDIDLSTTNSIGITNTAITADEYLLPYSGIVFATRDDGLRDESVGYTEGNVREESNSKLLSPTDFRLDPRRRPNGIRLVNGGTLARTSTNVHNSKEKGLILVTNLPAYIRGNFNLHSTSTTSGIEEFTETEATTNFYNRSTRNESFACRKNRPGCTLPAGDTTGDFWRPATIIADSMTLLSTNFVDGQRRYGDYDLNNNTGIALEDGLNPTALPATLDDRRRNRLKNGFWENNYATSSLWTGGGNTPRTEAIHSYVVNGVTPIQRRVNSHPLYVMEMCRKLLISECGPNDWVVGFDINGDGDVGDIASFDVNGDGTVNSSDLERDIKAYQLGRATLAAAPSSTSITSTWWNTTYGTGSKTIRQRLGAGDTSNDRLALQGSVDQDRRFPRRVAFARDNNNNLVESSTGIYKPMGVSCPLDTTGNTYSNNGCTYGTDYGSTSTSTRALWFRTTTSTTNPGDITTISYASDKPLFYYPPIDGPDAGTDPDLDGQPLLVPVLQIHDANNVPPNLRADATTIANSDDSRGSWLQQGANTTFNATFVIGNSPSRTDELSAGLQNFVRFLENWDSRTARISGSFIQLKRSGYATAPISPMFSSRQSTVATAADNLSLFDYALDIYPTKNSDGLLPTYSPPTNRTWGFDVGLLSEQPDLFAQRFTSPPTSRPNEFFREVGRDDAWVKTLLCAGELGTGTTYVNAVPGQYRPSDCKSIPND; translated from the coding sequence ATGCCTATCAAACGCCAGCTAATCAAGACAATAAAAAAAAGCTCTAGGAAATTTAGAAAACAATATTTATTACCAATTAAAAAACAGATTATTTGGCTACTACGCACGTTTTTTGTCAATAGAAGCAAGCGTAGTACAGTTAACGCTGGCTTTGTTTTACCCACAGTAGCAATGGTAGCGTTGGTAGTTGTTTTGCTAACCACAGCAATTTTATTTCGGTCTTTTGAAAGGGCAAAAAATGCTAGTAATGTGCGGGTAAATGAAGTCGTGTTGAATGCAGCAACACCAGCCATTGATCGCGCTAGAGCTAAAATGGATGCTCTATTTGAAGATCCTACGCTACCAAGAGGAACTCCCTCTGATAGTTCTTTATACGAAGCATTGAAAAGAGATAGATATAAGCTTGGTGATGAAATTCGCTTAAAAATGGGTTTCGATATAGATAATAGTGGTACTATCTCTCAGCCAACGAGCAGTACAACATTAGAAAATGATGAAACATTAAAAACAGCTTGGAAATATGCCGTTGACACAGATAATAATGGACTAAAAGATACCATTACGCTCTACGGTATATTTTTCCGTTCACCCACCAGAGATGCCACAACAGGAAATTTTAATCGTAAACGAAATTCCTTAGAAGCTAGAACCCCACCTATGGATAATGCCACAACAAACCAGGCGTGCAGTAATGCCACTGGTTTTGCTAGTTTGGTAGGTAATTCTAGTTGGTATCGGCTAAATAGTGGAAATTTGGGGAAAAGCTTTTTTGTTTATGTTGTGAATGTGCCACTTACTAATATTGGTAGCCTGAGTACAACCGAATACGAAACTTACAAAGGCAACCAGAGTGTTGTTGCTTTAGAACTACAACAAGACCGCAGTCGTATTCCTCTACCAAATAATGCAGTTTGGTTTGAGAATGACTTAGAAATAATGATTGGTAGTACGAATTTAGCACTTAACGGTCGAATTCATACCAATAGTAATTTGCTAGTCGCTGAAGTTGGCGGGAATATAACTGTTCGACAAGTTAGTAGTAAAACATCGTGTTTTTATAATCAAGATAACGGACAGATTATTGTTGGCGGTAATGTTAAAAATGGTAGCTTCACATTAGCAAGTGGTGGTGGTGTTACAGTCGATCTTTTTAGAGGTTTTGGTAATAACATCACGACTGCTGACATTGATGGTACGAACAGATCGACAGGCGCTTCTAATAGTGCTGGTAACGTCGAATATAATGATGCGGCATTTAACCAACGCATCGCCGCGATGAAAACAGATGCGATCGCATTATGTACAAGTTGTAATAGCGCCACTACTACTAGTGCTTTCAAAACTGCTATTACTGGTAGCACTTACCCGGATGACATAAAAAATAATGCCAATAATAAAATTCTCAGTACTGACGATCTAGAAACAGCAAAAAATATTCTCTACGACGAAATGGAAATTTATCTGCGAAATCGCACCCGCAGAGTACCCTTTGCAGAAGTATCAGATGTCACAGGAGTAGGAGCGACAACAGGATACACCAGTTCTAACTTGGGTGATACCACTATTGGTGACACTCTCGCACCTCCAGCAAGCTGGAGAGAACCAATTAACTCCAGTAATCAGTTAACTGGTGCAACCACTATCGCCATGACCCCAGCTCAACTAAGAGCCACACATCCCAATTTGCAAAGGAGAGAAGGGGTTCAAACTGAATTAGGCGATCGCATTTTAGTAGGTAATAACCTCCCAGCAAAATGGGTACTTAATAACAAATATGTAGGTTCAGAAGCAAACCAGCCAATTTTCTCCAGTGGTACTACTGCCCAAGCATGGACGAGAAATGGTACAGAACCACAAACGCAAAGATGGCGAAACACCCAAATACAGGCACTTGCAGACTTAGGTCTATCTGACCGCAACGGCTTCTGGGAAGAAAACGCTGCTAAAAATCCTATCAACGATTTAGATAGTGTAGGTGGTGTCAGAATTGTTACCGGTGCAGGACTCTATGTAGACGGGCCGGGTAGTACAGTCAACGCTACAACTACGGCTTCGACTGGCCCATATTACCCCCGCACTCTTAATTCCTTTTTACCTGTACCAACTGCGGCTCCCGGTGTCACCCCAGGTACAGATGATGTACTAGTTTGGCCTGATACTATGCCCATGTCTAGCCCTGGAAGTAATCTTCCAGGCGATTTACTCATGCGGGCAACGGCTGTTTATCACTATAAAGTAGATTCGGGTAACGACCAAGAGCCGATTGCTTGTGTCAGTAGCTACTACGACCCCTCAGATGAAAACTCAAATAAAAATAAAACAGGTCTAACTGTTCCACCAGTACCACCAGCAACTACACCCACAACTGTTAACCTACCCTGGAACTCTGCTACTGGAGGTAAATCTAACAATGGTATTGTCTACAGTTACCCTACAGGCGGAAGAGGAACCTTTTATAACACCAACAAAGCTCGTTTAGAAAGACAAGCTAACTTAAAATTTCCCAATGGGCGTTGGGCTAATGACTCTCTACGACAAGCCTTAGTAAATTTAAAAGCTACCAATGCTGGTAGTTTACCCACCACAGTACCCAGTACAGGCTTACAGTTATCTGACTATTCAGCGATTGATACTGCGTTGTGTGCTATTTCAATTTTGAGTGCTGAAAACTCTTTTGTCGCAACCCCCACTAACCAACCTAAGCATGGTGCAATCAGTGAGTCTGCGTTCCTGGATGCGCGGGAAGTAAAGCAACTGAGTACACCAATTACATCAACTACATACAACGTAGACATTGAACAGCGTCAACCTCTAGAAGTTCGGGTCACAGACATTGATTTAAGCACAACAAATAGTATAGGTATAACTAACACGGCAATCACAGCTGATGAGTATCTTTTACCTTACAGTGGCATTGTTTTTGCCACTAGAGATGATGGCTTGCGTGATGAAAGTGTGGGCTATACCGAAGGCAATGTTCGGGAAGAATCCAATTCAAAGTTACTCAGTCCCACAGACTTTAGGCTTGATCCTCGTCGCCGTCCAAATGGCATTCGTCTAGTAAACGGAGGAACATTAGCTAGAACTAGTACAAATGTTCATAACTCTAAAGAAAAAGGTTTGATTTTAGTTACAAACTTGCCTGCCTACATTAGGGGTAACTTTAATTTGCACAGCACAAGCACTACTAGTGGGATTGAAGAATTTACCGAAACAGAAGCAACTACCAACTTCTACAATCGCAGTACCCGTAATGAAAGCTTTGCTTGTCGTAAAAACAGACCAGGATGTACTTTACCTGCTGGTGATACAACTGGCGACTTTTGGCGACCTGCAACGATTATTGCCGATTCCATGACATTACTTTCTACCAATTTTGTTGATGGTCAACGGAGATACGGCGACTACGATCTGAACAATAACACGGGTATTGCATTAGAAGATGGCTTAAATCCCACAGCTTTACCAGCGACTTTAGACGATAGAAGACGCAATCGTTTGAAAAATGGCTTCTGGGAGAATAACTACGCTACCAGTTCCCTATGGACAGGTGGTGGTAATACTCCTAGAACAGAAGCTATTCATTCTTATGTAGTTAATGGAGTCACACCAATTCAGCGCCGAGTTAATAGTCATCCTTTATATGTCATGGAAATGTGCCGCAAATTGTTAATTTCAGAGTGCGGGCCTAATGACTGGGTAGTCGGGTTTGATATAAACGGGGATGGTGATGTAGGCGATATAGCTTCATTTGATGTTAATGGTGATGGAACAGTAAACAGTAGCGACTTAGAAAGAGATATTAAGGCATATCAGTTAGGAAGAGCAACACTTGCTGCGGCTCCAAGCTCAACTAGCATCACTTCAACTTGGTGGAATACTACATACGGGACTGGTAGTAAGACAATCAGACAACGACTAGGAGCCGGAGATACTTCAAATGATAGGTTAGCTCTGCAAGGTTCAGTAGATCAAGATAGACGCTTTCCTCGTCGGGTTGCTTTTGCCCGTGATAATAACAACAACTTGGTTGAATCCAGTACAGGTATCTATAAACCGATGGGTGTCAGTTGTCCTCTAGACACGACAGGTAATACTTATAGCAATAATGGCTGTACCTACGGTACTGATTACGGTTCAACAAGCACCAGTACCCGCGCTCTCTGGTTTAGAACCACCACTAGCACAACTAACCCAGGAGACATAACAACAATTAGTTACGCAAGTGACAAACCACTCTTCTATTACCCCCCTATAGATGGCCCTGATGCTGGTACTGACCCTGATTTAGATGGTCAACCGCTTTTAGTACCAGTCTTGCAGATTCACGATGCAAATAATGTCCCTCCCAATTTAAGGGCAGATGCTACTACCATCGCCAATAGTGATGACTCTAGAGGTAGTTGGCTACAGCAAGGAGCTAACACGACATTCAACGCTACTTTTGTTATAGGCAATAGTCCCAGCAGGACAGATGAACTTTCAGCAGGGTTACAAAACTTTGTCAGGTTTTTGGAAAATTGGGATAGCAGAACAGCCAGAATTAGCGGTAGCTTTATTCAATTAAAACGAAGTGGCTATGCTACTGCACCAATTTCACCCATGTTTTCCAGCAGACAATCTACAGTTGCCACTGCTGCGGATAATCTCAGTTTGTTTGATTATGCTTTAGATATTTATCCCACGAAAAACAGCGACGGTCTATTACCAACTTACTCACCACCAACTAACAGAACTTGGGGTTTTGATGTCGGGTTATTGTCAGAGCAACCAGATTTATTTGCTCAAAGATTTACCTCACCTCCCACAAGTCGCCCGAATGAGTTCTTTAGAGAAGTTGGTCGAGATGATGCTTGGGTGAAAACATTACTTTGCGCTGGTGAACTGGGAACGGGAACGACATATGTAAATGCAGTTCCTGGTCAATATCGCCCCAGTGATTGTAAATCGATTCCCAACGATTAA
- the hpsB gene encoding hormogonium polysaccharide secretion pseudopilin HpsB — translation MIRKQASKQRLYKNRVRKKALSSEQGFTIVESLVAIIVVGILLVAIAPVLSLSVATRVQSRRVELATQAARSYIDAVRAKKIDSPTASTADISTFAAPTPSGSFSCNTNSYCTNTSTSPLNTPTNLYCIDFDNLPVSTASPPDPPKCEHTSSTDMVIQAFRYNSVSGSTASNGYILGVRVYRADAFKSSISLRASKDYNDSQSLTLKKQAIFTAGIGQRITPLVEMTTEISDTVPKYSDLCARVGGCN, via the coding sequence ATGATTAGGAAACAAGCGAGTAAACAAAGGTTATACAAAAATAGGGTTAGAAAGAAAGCACTATCTAGTGAGCAGGGTTTCACTATTGTCGAGTCTTTGGTAGCAATCATTGTCGTGGGCATTTTGCTAGTAGCGATCGCTCCCGTCCTTTCTCTATCAGTAGCAACTCGTGTACAATCCCGACGGGTGGAATTAGCGACTCAAGCTGCTAGGTCATATATCGATGCAGTCAGAGCTAAAAAAATAGATTCTCCAACAGCAAGTACTGCTGACATATCAACATTTGCTGCTCCCACACCTTCAGGAAGTTTTAGTTGTAATACCAATTCCTACTGCACAAATACATCAACATCACCATTAAATACACCAACAAATTTGTATTGCATAGATTTCGATAATCTACCAGTTAGTACTGCTAGTCCTCCTGATCCTCCTAAATGTGAACATACTAGCTCTACAGATATGGTGATACAAGCTTTTCGCTACAACTCAGTTAGTGGTAGTACAGCTAGCAATGGATATATTTTAGGTGTAAGAGTTTACAGAGCTGATGCCTTTAAAAGCAGCATCAGTCTGAGAGCATCAAAGGACTATAACGATAGTCAGTCACTTACATTGAAAAAACAAGCAATTTTTACCGCAGGTATAGGTCAACGTATTACACCTCTAGTAGAAATGACTACAGAAATTAGTGACACTGTACCTAAATACAGCGACCTGTGCGCTCGTGTTGGTGGGTGCAATTAA